The Myxococcus virescens DNA segment CCCGACGCCCGCGGAGGCGAAGGCCACCTCGCCCTCCATCGCGGACTACAACTGGGACCTCTACTCGCACATCGAATACGGCTATGACTTGACGAAGCCCGCGGGTTCGCGGACCACGCACCTGCGCTTCAAGGGCAATGAAGTCACTGACGACCAGGTCTTCATCGTCGCCATCAACAACTACCGCGCGGGTGGTGGTGGCGGGTACAGCATGTTCAAGGAAGGCCGCGTGCTGTGGACGTCCGCGGATGGCGTGCGGGACTACGTCGCGCGCTACCTGCAGGAGAACCAGGGGCTGTCGCCGGACGCGGTGAACACCTGCAACTTCACGCTCGGGCCCGACCTCTACACGCCGTACTACGCGGCCACGTTCGGCCCGGCGAAGTGCCTGACCGTGGAGACCGTGGAGTAGGCACACGCTGATTTCACGCGGGGCCGGGCGCGCGCCGTTCAGGTGCGCCCGGTCTCCGGCGCGAAGCTCACTTGCGCCGGGGCGGAGCGGGTGCCGCCTGCTCGCGACAGGACCTCTCCGCGCATGCCACGCCCTCGTCGACCCGTTGCATGACCAGATAGGCGAAGGTGAATCTGGTCAGCGATGCGGCGGACATCCACAAGGAACTCCAGCCCATCCTGTGGAAACACGGCGTGAACATCGCGTGTCGCCGAAGCTGCTGAAGTCGCGCGCGCAGCCCGCTCGCGGTCGCGCGCACCTTGGTCTCCAGCTGCGCCATGTGGGGCTTTCCGGGGAAGCACGCGCCCACGCAGCGCGGAATAACCAAGAAAGCATCGGACTCTCAGAATTCTTCCACGCCATGAGGCAGACACAGTGCCTCCGTGGGGGCCGGCTCGGTCCCGCTTGCGGGAAGTGTGGTACGAGAAGCCAGTTCCCGCGAACCGGAGGATTGCTTTGACGTTGTTTCGAGTGTGTCTGACTTCGCTGCTGGTCTTCGTGGCCGCCTGCGGGGGGGATTCGGATCCCGTAGTGACTCCTGACGCCGGCCAGACGCGACCAGACGCGGGCGGCGGAACGCCGGACGCGGGCGAGGAGACGCCTGACGCCGGTGAGGAAACGCCGGACGCGGGTGAAGAAGCGCCGGACGCGGGCGAGGAAGCCCCGGACGCCGGCAGCGAGACGCCGGACGCGGGCGAGGAAATCCCGGACGCCGGCAGCGAGACGCCGGACGCGGGTGAGGAAATCCCGGACGGCGGCAGCGAGACGCCCGACGCCGGGAGTGAGACACCTGACGCGGGTGTGGAGCCCGAGGTGAGCGTCATCGACAACTGGGGCTTCGAAGAGTGGCCCGGTGCGCTTCCGGAGATGTGGCTCGGGAGCAAGTCGAACATCACGTCGGACAGCGTGCAGAAGGTGACCACGAACGCCTACGAGGGCGTGAACGCGGTCCGCCTGACCAACACCTCGGGGACGCACCGGCGCTTCACCACCGGAGCGAAGTCGATGCCCGCGGGCCGTTACGCCTGCACCTTCCAGGCGCGGGGCACCGGCGAAGTTCGAAACGCCTTCTTCGACGACGACTACTCCAGCTACTCGTCCTACACGGCCGTCGACAGCGCGACGTGGACGCAGGTGGCGTACAGCTTCAACCTCGCCAACGACGTCTTCGACACCTTCGAGCTCATCTTCAGCATCCGCAACACCAGCGGCGAGCACCTGAGCATCGATGACGTGCGCTGCACGCGGGCCGCCGAGCCGTGTGACGCGGTCAGCTGCGAGTCCTGGGAGCGCTGCGTGAATGCCACCGCGACCTGCGAGCCGCTCGCCGGCCGGTGCAACGCCGCCGAGGACTGCAGCGAGTGGCAAGCCTGCGACGAGACGAACACGTGCGTGGTCGCCGCCGGCCGCTGCACCCGCCACGCGGATTGCGCGGGGACGCCGGAGACGCCGGTCTGCGATACGGCCAGCCACCTCTGCGTCGAGGGCGACCCTTGCGCCGGCGTCGTGTGCAACCACCCGGCGACGAGCTGCAACCCCACGAGCGGCGTGTGCGAGCTGTCCGCGGGAGCCTGCTTCACCACGTACGACTGCGTGGGTGAGCTGCCGGCCTGCGACACGGCGACCGGACGCTGCGTGTCCGCCGACCACCCCGCGAACATCATCCTCAACGGTGGATTCGAAAGCTGGAGCACCACCTACATCCCCTACCACGGCAACCATCTCCTCCCGGACTACTGGTACGGGCTCGACAACGGCGTCGCCGACCCGGGCACGGAGATCAGGCCGTCGCGACTCGTGCGCTACACGACGGCGGTGCATGGCGGTTCGTCGGCGCTGCAGTTCGTGGTCCCCATCCAGGTCGCCGAGCGCTTCACGCTCGAGAAGTTCAACATCCCGAGCGGCAACTACTCCTGCTCGTACCGGGTGCGGGGCCACGGCACCCTCCGGCATCGCAGCTACTCGAGCGCCGGCTGGAGCCCGGCCACCGACTTCCTCACCGTCGACAGCGACGAGTGGCAGCCGGTGTTCTTCCGTGTCACGGGCAACGTGCGTGACTGGCGCCTGTTCTTCTATCCGAGCCGCAGCGAAGCCGACCGCGACCACCTCCAGGTCGACGACGTCGTCTGCACGAAGGACTAGCGAGCCGCGGCGAAGGACCGCGGGCCTCCAAGCCCGCGGTCCGCCTCGCCCCCGCCTGGTGCCCTCGAGAGGGCGACCTGCCTCGCGCCGCGCAGCACCGGCCCTCCCCCGCGGCGGCGCATCCATCCGACCTATGGATCCTCCGGGCAGCGCATGGGTATCCTCTCTTCCATGACGCTCGTCATCCGCCAGGCGCAGTTGGCAACCTTCGGAGAGGCTTCTCTCCATCGGTTCGAATCGCGGCTCTGCGACCTTGTGCGCCAGCACTGGCGGGAGACGTGCGAGGCGATGTCGCCGTCCGACCTCCACAAGTTCGTAGAGGAAGGCATCGCGCGCGGCCGGAACTACGGCCTCACCTCTGAGAGAGACCTCGCGCGCTTCGTCAACGTCCAGTTCGCGCTCGGCGCCGGGTTCGACACCAATCCCCGCTATGCTTGGGCCGCCGACGTGCTCAAGGCCTCTGGCGTCCCCGCGTCCACACGCGTTGACCAACTCTGCGAACTCACCGCCGGAGCCCTGCGATGAGCGCTCGAGAGAACTATTCCCGCCTCCAAGCCCAGACGCAGTCCTTCCCGGACCGCCCCGTGGACTCGGCGGTGGAGCCCTGCCCTCTCCAACAAAAGGTGCGAATCCGCCTGGTGGTGCGGAATCACGACTTTGGCGTGTACACCCACAAGAAGTACCGGCTGACCATCGACTCGGTATCCGTCGACGGAAACACGGGCGACCGCGGCATGGTCGACCAGCTGGTCCCCAAGGAGGCGCGCAAGGCGGCCCTCAAGGTGTGGCTCACCGAAGGGCTCCCGCCGCGTACGTGGAACCTGGAGCTGGGCAAGCTCAAGCCCCCGTCCACCGTCCAAGGCGTACAGGCACGATTGAGCAACCTCGGGTTCGAACAGGGCCCCGTTGACGGCGACGCGGGCGCCGAAACGCGGCAGGCCCTCATGGCCTTCCAAGCGGACTTCGGCCTTGAGCCCAGTGGCGAGATTGACGACGGTACCCGGTCGCGCATCGACGCCGTCTACCGGTCGCGCCAGGAGGCGCCCTCACTCGAGGGCATCTGGCGTCCGAAACCAGGCAAGCGTTTCAAGCGCTCAAAGGATCGCACGGCGAATCCGCCGGTTCCCGGTGTCCGCGATAAATAGGCTGCGCCCGGCCTGGTCCACCGCCAGGCCGCGAGGCCCATCCAGCTGAGCGGCCCCCGGCAGACCGCCGTCACCCGCGAAGCCGGCTGCGCCCGTACCCACCAGCGTGGTGATGATGCCTTCCTCCACCTTGCGCACACGCGCTTGCGGCGTGCATGTGATGTAGACCACGCCCGCGCCATCCACGGCGAGCCCCTGCGGGGTGTCGAGCTGCGCCGCGTTCGCCGCGGCACCATCCCCCGTGTTGCCCTGCACGCCCGTGCCCGCCAGCGTGCTCACCGTGAAGGTGTCCGTGGTGTCGTCATACTCAATCATGCGGACACGGTGGTCGCCGACGGTTGCCACGTAGACGTTGCGTGAGTTGTCGACTGCGACAGCGACCGGTCTGTGGAGCGATGCCGCGGCGGGCGCCCCACCATCGCCCGCGAACGCCGCGTTGCCGTCACCCGCGAAGGTAGTGATTGTCCCGGTAGCGATGGAGAGCGCGCGGATGCAGTTGTTGCCTTCGTCGCAGATGTACAGCACGTCGCCCTTGAAGTCATAGGCCACGTCAGTGGGGGTGTCGAGCTGCGCGAGCAGGGCGTCACCATTGTCACCGCCGAACCCCTGGGTCCCATTGCCCGCGACGAGCGAGATGTTGCGGGACCTGAGGTCGACGCGGCGCACTCGGTGATTCCCGCTGTCCGCCACGTAGAGGACATGGTTGTCGCGGTCGTAAGACAGCCCGCCCGGAGTGTCCAACTGCGCCGCCGCAGCGGGATGATTCGCGTCGCCCGCGTGCGCGTTGTTGCCATCACCCGCACACGTGTGGATGTCGACCGCGCCGTCCACCCTCCGGACGCGGTGATTGACGGAGTCCGCGATGAAGACGTCCTCACGCCCACAGGCAACCGCCAGCGGGGTGTCGAGTTCAGCACCGCTGGCATCAAAGTCGTCGCCATCGAACCCTTGCGTGCCGTTCCCCGCGAACGCGTCGATGGTGCCATCGGCCACCGTGGCCTTGCGAACCCGGTGGTGCCCCCTGTCGACGATGTAGACATCGCCCGTGGAGTCGACCGCGACGGCACAGACGGTGTTGAACGTCGCCGCGGTGGCGAGCCCGCCGTCGCCCCCGTTACCGTTGGCGCCGGTCCCCGCGAACGTGCTGATCGTGCCGTCCGCCTCGTTCACTCTCCGCACGCGGCGGTTGCCCCGGTCGGCGATGTACACGTTGCCCGCGGAGTCGACCGCCACGCCACAAGGGGCGTTGAGATGGGCTGAGTCCGCATCTGCGCCGTCCCCCAAGAATCCTTGCGTCCCATCGCCAGCGAAGGCCGTGATGAGTCCCGCCGAAACCAGGCGCACGCAGTGGTTTCCTGTATCCGCGATGTAGAGCCCACCACGCGCGTCCACCGCCACCGCGGTCGGCGCGTTCAGTGTCGCGGCGGCAGGTGGGCCGTCGTCGCCCGTATTGCCCGCGACCCCCGTGCCCGCGAAGGTCCGGATCTTCCCCGTCGTCAGGTTGACGCAGCGGATACGGTGGTTGCCTGTATCCGCGATGTAAAGCAGGTTGTCTGCCACCGCGAGCGCCAGGCCGCTGGGGGCGTTGAGAAGGGCCGCGGTGGCGAGCGCCCTGTCGCCCCCGTAGCCTGGGGCTCCAGTCCCCGCGATGGTGGTGATGATTCCCGTGGACAGGTTGACTTCGCGGACCCGGTGCGACGCCGAATCCGCGATGAAGAGGCGGTTGCGTGATGGGTCCACCGCGAGGCCCGCCGGCGTGCGGAGCCGGGCGTTCATGGCCAGCGCGTCAGAGTCGCCCAAGTACCCCTGGTTGCCGTCTCCTGCGAACGCGCGAATGACCCCCGAAGCGTCGATGACGCGCACACGGTGATGTCCGGGGTCCGAGACGTACACGTTCCAATCCGCGTCGTACTCCAGGTGCGTCGGCGTGTTGAACTGCGCGGCGGCCGCCTGTCCTGCGTCGCCCACGTCGCCGTTCACGCCCGTGCCCGCGAAGGTCGAGACAGACGCCGGGAACATGCCGAAGAAGTAGTGGATGGAGAGCGAGCAAGGCCCGTTCGGACAGACGCGCGGGTGACGATGGCACCCAATCTGCGGGGCACCGCAAGCACCGGCGAACGCGACGCGGGCGGCCGCCACGGCGGCGCGCGCGACCTCCGCCAGCGCCGGGCTGGGCGTGCCACAAATGGCGGCCACGGCGGCGATGCGCGGCAGGAGCTTGGCGTTCACGTTGTCGATGAGCATCGCGGGTGCGAACGCCCGTGGGTTGATGGGAATCGCGGGTGCCAGCGCGGCGGCCGCCGCGATTGCCACGCGGACGTCAGCACGGATGGCCGCCATCGCGGCCACCGCGGTCGCCGCTGCCTCCGCCGGCCCTTGTGAGCAATTGCCACCCGGCTGGCCGATTCGCGCCTGGGACGCGGCGCACACGGCCGCGGTCACCGCCGTCTTGATTTCCGCGGCGGTCGGCACGTTGGCCCCGTTGCGCGCGTGGGCCGCGAGAACGACGCGCATCGCGAAGTCGGTGGGGATGGCGTCGTGTACCAGTTCGATGGTGTAGGCGTGCGCCGCACAGGCGTGCGCCTGCGCCGCTGCCTCTTTCGCCTGGCTCGGCAGCGTCGGAATGTTCAACGGGTCACTCAGCATGTCCGCGATCACGATTTCGACGAAGTTCGTGACCTCCTGGGCGCACTTCGCGGCGGCGTGCATCACGCAATGAACGACCGCGGCGGCCAGGGCCTGGACATTGGGATGCGACGCGACGGTCGCCGTCGCCACGACGGTCGCCAGGGCCCCAGTGAGCGAGGCATGCGTGGCCGCCATTCCCGCCATGTCGGCCGCCCGCTGCGCGAGCGTGCGCGGAGGCACCTGCGCCACGGGGACAAGCATGGCGTTGGCCACGAGCGGAATGTTGCTCTCGATTGCCGCCTGGTATGCAGCGCCTACCGCGACCTGGGCCCGCGTGCCCAGCACGTTCTGGTAGACATCGATTTCCGCTGCGGCCGTGGCGAGGAGTGACACGGCCGCGCCGTTGATCTCCTCCGGCGTATTGGCGACGTCCGCGTAGCACGGCCCACGGGCCGCGCCCGGCCACAGGATGCCCACGTTGCCCCGAGGCCCCGCGTACTTCGCTGCGAACTCCGCCCCCCCGGTGTCCATCCGGTGGTCGTCGTCCCACTCGCGGCTCTCGTACGCCGTCACGCCATCGTCGATGTTCGGGTGGCCGAACGCATTGCCCCAGCCGAACGAATAGACAATCAGGTACTCCGCCGCGCGATTGGGACGCGGAACGTACGGGGGATGGCCCACGGGCGAACCGTGGTGTCCAGCGACGAGTCCCACGCACCGCTGGTCCACTCCGTGGCGGAAGACCCGCTGATTGGCCATGTGGGGTAATTGCTCGAACGTCGCATCTCCCGTGAGCAGCATGTATTGCCCAGCCACCCCGGGGTTCTCGATCCGCAGCGCGAGCCCCACGTTGTTCGGGTCTCTGCCCGAGCACTTGATGACTTGGAAGTGAGAATGCGTGGACCTGCGCATGACCGGGGCATTGCGCCAGTCCTCGTCGGGCCACTTGTGGATGGTGCACCCAGCACCATCGAGCGTCTGCTCCAGCGCGTCCGCGGTCATGCTCTTCTGGATGGCGGCGCGCCAGGCGATGTTCGACCGTTCTTGCGCTGGCGCCAGGATGTGAAGGTTGTTGATGGCATTCGCGTTCGACAGCTCGAGCAGCGCGCGGTAGTGGTCCTCGTCCCAGTGCGACTGGATCACGCGGGAGTAGGCGACGTCGACGCAGTACGTGGGCGCTGGGCGGGGATAGGTGAACTGACTACCGCTCATCCCGCCCCCCAGGTCGTAGTAGATGAACGGGCGCCAGTTGTCGTTGAAGACGACGTTGCAGTTGCCCTGGCCCACATCGACGACCACCACGAAGCGCGGTCTGGTTGCTGCCCCGACGGGGAACCAGTGCTGGAGCAGGGCGTCGGCGGTCCCTTGATTGAGATTGATGAGCGGCACGGTTCAGCCCTCCTGCCAGATTCGGCTCAAGCGCTTCAGCTTCCGCAGCGCCCAGGGCGTGTCGGGAACCCGGCCGATGCCGCGCATGAACCACCGGGAGTCGATGACGCCGGACAACCCAGCCAGGGCCGGGTTGGTGGCGCCTCGCGGCACGAAATGGATGTCGACTGCCGCCAGGGGGCGATTGTCGCGAGGGTCATCGTTGCGATTGACCACCATCTCCACCCAGTTGCCTGGAAAGAAGTAGGGCGTGTCGCCGTCGACCGTGGTGACGATGTCCTGCAGCACGTCGGCCGAAACGGTCAGGTCCATGATGCAGAACTTGCTGTCCTGCCCCACCGTGTTCCAGCGCGGCATGTCGCGGAGATCCTCATGGAGCCGGGCGAACCACTGCTGATCGATGCACTCGAAGATGACATGGAAGTAGGGAACTCCCTTTGAGTCCTCTCGTTCGATGTCGCGAATGTACCCGTACAGGTATTCGTCGTAGACAACCAGTGCGTCGAGATCCCCGTGGTTGTTCACCTCGAAGACCTGGACCTCATGCGGGTGGTTGGAGGACAGCTCCATCGCAAAGTCCTCCCCACACCCCTCACCGCACTCGCCTTCGGCATTGCAGACGGTGCAGATAATGACGTCACAGCGCCTGCAAGCGTCAAATTCGTCCCGGTGGCCGACAGGGTCCCTGCAAGGAATGTACATGGCAGTTCATCCGCAGGCCGCCGGCACCTGGGCCCCCTTGCGCGTGATGGACGTCCGGCTGCCGGAGATTGTCGCGCGCCCGCTGGCGGGTAACAAGCACTGCCGCAGGAATTCCCTGACCAAAGCTGTGCTGCGAAGCTGGACACGCGCTCTGAACGTCCTCGCCTGGCGCACGTCCTGGGTGAAACACTCATGTCACAGCCGCAACGGCGTTGAAGCTGCCACAGTGCACCATTGGCATCCGGGTCCATGACACCTCAGACCCGGGTCAGACACTGTCTCATGCGTGTCTTTCGTTACCCATCTTCCGCGCGCCCGTCTCTCGTGGTCTTGCGGGGATGCCGTGGCAACAGACTTCTCCCCCCGGAGCGGACGACAGGCGTCCTCCCGGCGCCACGGCTCAGTTCCCCCACTGAGCAACGGAGTTCGTGATGAAACACCCTCTCTTGAGCATGTTCGGGCTCGTCGGCATTGTCTGCGCCTCGGGTGCGCCTTCCATCGCCGAGGCACAGGTCCCCCCTCCGTCCTGGGTGCGCCAGCTCGGCGCCCACCACGACGAGCAGGCCCACGCCGTGGCCGTCTCGGGCGCGAGCGTCTACGTGGCAGGCCAGACGACCAGCCAGCTCGGTGCCGACCCGCAAGCGGGCGGCCAGGACGCCTTCATCGCCCGGTACGACACCGCCGGCAACCTCCAGTGGGTCCGCCAGTTCGGCACCGCGCGGACGGACCGCGCCACCGCGGTGGCCACCGACGAGGCCGGCAACGTGTACGTGGCCGGCACCACCTTCGGCAGCCTCGACTTCTACACCAACGCGGGCGGCATCGATTACTTCATCGCCAAGTACGACGCCGCCGGCAACCGTCAGTGGCTGCGCCAGAACGGCACGCAGATGGACGACTTCGCCACCGGCCTCGCCGTCAACGCACCCGACAAGCTCTTCTTCACCGGCTACACCGGCGGCAGCTTCGCCAACGGCGGCAACCCCAACAACTACGACATCGTCGTCGCCCTCTACGACACCGCGGGCAACCCGTACTGGCTCCAGCAGTACGGCACTTCCGCGAGCGACATGGCGCGCGGCATCGCCGTCACGCCCACCCACGAGGTCTACGTCGTCGGCAACACCTACGGCAGCCTCGACGGCGCCACCACGCCGGTGAGCAGCGACATCTTCCTGCTCAAGCTCAACATCCTCGGCGCCCAGCAGTGGGTCCGGCAAATCGACGCGGGCGAGCTCGATGATGCCAAGAGCGTCGCCGTGGGCCCCGACGGCGGCGTCTACCTCGCTGGCGAGACGTTCGGCAGCCTCGACGGCAACGCCAATAACGGCACGGTCGACGTGCTACTCGCCCGCTACGACAGCGCCGGAAACCGCCAGTGGAGCCGCATGCTCGGTGGCGCGCAGACCGACTCCGCGTTCGGCGTCTCCGTCACCGCGAACAACGTCGTGCAGCTCGTCGGCTACACCTCCGACGCGCTCGACGGCAACCCGGCCACTGGCTCACTCGACGCCTTCCTCACCCGCTACGACGCGCTGGGCACCAAGCTGGGCACCCGCACCCTGGGCACCCCATTCCAGGACATCGCGCGCGGCGTGGCCGTGGACGCCTCTGGCAACGCCTACGTGGCTGGCAACACCTTCGGAAGCCTCGGCGGCAACACCAACGCCGGCGGCTACGACGCCTTCCTCGTTCGCTTCTGATTCAGGCACGAGGCCACGTTCGTGCTTCAGTTGCACGCGCGTCGGTGGGCTGCCGAGTCACGGCGGCATGGACTCGACCAGTCCACCGGGCGAGCCCACGCTCCCGCCGCCTCCCCGCGTGCCCCCCTGCCCTCCCCTGGCAGGGCCCATGCCCGCCTCCCCCTGCCTGCCTCCAGTTGCGACGTGAGGGTGTGTGGCAGCACTGCTGTCGCCATCCCCCTCGTCCGCGAGGGAGCACTCCGGTTGCGCCTGGGTCCGCCCAGCCTCAAAACGTGAGGGGACGGGGCGCAGGGGGCCCATCGCGAAGGGGAGCGTCGTGGGCTGAGACAGGGGGGAACATGCGAGCAAGGCTCAACGCGCGGGCGGGCACCTGCCTCCTCGCAATGGTGCTGGGAGTGTGGAGCGGAGGGGCGTGGGCCGGGGCGCCAGGGGCGCGGACGGTCGTCACGCTGGCCTTCGACGACGGACTCGAGGAGCAGCGCCAGGTGCTGGATATGCTTTCGGCTTCGGGGCTGAAGGCGACCTTCTTCATCATCAGCGGGCGGGTCGGCCAGACGGGATACTTGAACCTCGATGACCTGCGCCGCCTGGCCGCGGCCGGACACGACATCGGGGGACACACGCTGCAACACTCGGAGTTGGCGGTGCTGTCGCCCGAGAACCAACGACAGGAGATTTGCGAGGACCGCTTGCGGCTGCTCAGTT contains these protein-coding regions:
- a CDS encoding invertase recombinase-like protein produces the protein MTPDAGQTRPDAGGGTPDAGEETPDAGEETPDAGEEAPDAGEEAPDAGSETPDAGEEIPDAGSETPDAGEEIPDGGSETPDAGSETPDAGVEPEVSVIDNWGFEEWPGALPEMWLGSKSNITSDSVQKVTTNAYEGVNAVRLTNTSGTHRRFTTGAKSMPAGRYACTFQARGTGEVRNAFFDDDYSSYSSYTAVDSATWTQVAYSFNLANDVFDTFELIFSIRNTSGEHLSIDDVRCTRAAEPCDAVSCESWERCVNATATCEPLAGRCNAAEDCSEWQACDETNTCVVAAGRCTRHADCAGTPETPVCDTASHLCVEGDPCAGVVCNHPATSCNPTSGVCELSAGACFTTYDCVGELPACDTATGRCVSADHPANIILNGGFESWSTTYIPYHGNHLLPDYWYGLDNGVADPGTEIRPSRLVRYTTAVHGGSSALQFVVPIQVAERFTLEKFNIPSGNYSCSYRVRGHGTLRHRSYSSAGWSPATDFLTVDSDEWQPVFFRVTGNVRDWRLFFYPSRSEADRDHLQVDDVVCTKD
- a CDS encoding peptidoglycan-binding domain-containing protein — protein: MSARENYSRLQAQTQSFPDRPVDSAVEPCPLQQKVRIRLVVRNHDFGVYTHKKYRLTIDSVSVDGNTGDRGMVDQLVPKEARKAALKVWLTEGLPPRTWNLELGKLKPPSTVQGVQARLSNLGFEQGPVDGDAGAETRQALMAFQADFGLEPSGEIDDGTRSRIDAVYRSRQEAPSLEGIWRPKPGKRFKRSKDRTANPPVPGVRDK
- a CDS encoding SBBP repeat-containing protein gives rise to the protein MKHPLLSMFGLVGIVCASGAPSIAEAQVPPPSWVRQLGAHHDEQAHAVAVSGASVYVAGQTTSQLGADPQAGGQDAFIARYDTAGNLQWVRQFGTARTDRATAVATDEAGNVYVAGTTFGSLDFYTNAGGIDYFIAKYDAAGNRQWLRQNGTQMDDFATGLAVNAPDKLFFTGYTGGSFANGGNPNNYDIVVALYDTAGNPYWLQQYGTSASDMARGIAVTPTHEVYVVGNTYGSLDGATTPVSSDIFLLKLNILGAQQWVRQIDAGELDDAKSVAVGPDGGVYLAGETFGSLDGNANNGTVDVLLARYDSAGNRQWSRMLGGAQTDSAFGVSVTANNVVQLVGYTSDALDGNPATGSLDAFLTRYDALGTKLGTRTLGTPFQDIARGVAVDASGNAYVAGNTFGSLGGNTNAGGYDAFLVRF